In one Neobacillus sp. CF12 genomic region, the following are encoded:
- a CDS encoding GerAB/ArcD/ProY family transporter — MKKNHDTITKVQLFFLITQTQIGVGQIELPHHAFIAAKYDGWISVLLTGVLFQIIIFILWLLVKRFPNHTIFDFSEKVLGKLFGKIISLFYSGYFLLVASFLAASPILYKWAFPNTPKWVVMMLSLSGTLYFTRVNLRILAKYNTLISMLILILIILVLTVYNDMRFENILPIGQTNFTRIFKGINAAFLPMIGYEFLLVIYPKIKENPTTIFKTMSLINILVTGLLTFFVLSMFFVFSPFELRTLKEPVLYILKSFDWNIIERLDIILIIIWVATVNTSVINYLFFASHGVGHLFHKGNHIKAANYLPIISTMISLFLTTPQKLEWIKSLLNWMAYVSLIGIPLFLLVISIISFKLKRRNEI; from the coding sequence ATGAAGAAAAATCATGACACGATTACAAAAGTCCAATTATTTTTTCTTATTACTCAAACTCAAATCGGGGTAGGCCAGATAGAATTACCTCATCATGCTTTTATCGCTGCTAAATACGATGGTTGGATATCAGTATTGTTGACAGGTGTCCTTTTCCAAATAATTATCTTCATTTTGTGGTTATTGGTTAAACGTTTCCCAAATCATACTATATTTGATTTTTCCGAAAAAGTATTAGGGAAATTATTTGGAAAAATAATTTCCTTGTTTTATTCGGGTTATTTTCTACTTGTAGCTTCCTTTCTAGCAGCATCTCCCATTTTATATAAATGGGCTTTTCCTAATACACCTAAATGGGTGGTAATGATGTTATCCCTGAGCGGAACCCTTTATTTTACTCGGGTAAACTTAAGAATTTTAGCGAAATATAATACGTTAATCTCTATGTTGATTCTTATACTTATTATTCTAGTGCTAACTGTTTATAATGACATGAGATTTGAAAATATTCTTCCGATTGGACAAACTAATTTCACAAGGATTTTCAAAGGGATAAACGCTGCCTTTTTACCAATGATTGGATATGAATTTTTACTAGTCATCTACCCCAAAATTAAGGAAAATCCAACCACTATTTTTAAAACAATGTCACTTATTAATATTCTCGTTACAGGTTTGCTTACATTTTTTGTGTTGTCTATGTTTTTTGTTTTCAGTCCTTTTGAACTTCGCACACTAAAAGAACCTGTTTTATATATATTAAAATCCTTTGATTGGAATATAATTGAACGCCTAGATATCATTCTTATCATTATTTGGGTAGCAACTGTTAATACTTCTGTTATTAACTATCTCTTTTTTGCTTCACATGGTGTTGGACACCTATTTCATAAAGGCAATCATATAAAAGCTGCAAATTATTTGCCTATCATAAGTACAATGATTTCATTATTTTTGACAACTCCTCAGAAGCTTGAGTGGATCAAAAGCCTCCTGAATTGGATGGCTTATGTTTCTTTAATAGGAATTCCTCTTTTCCTATTGGTTATTTCTATTATTTCATTTAAGTTGAAAAGAAGGAACGAGATATGA
- a CDS encoding spore germination protein translates to MSQKNLYPYQKYLTDEEASESLERNKNRITNLLNNTGDLKCREVNFNNNSMLILYIEPMVDSEKLQDKVIKPLLTVKEGNINQIITVDQIQQTSSMKTIIEGIISGHCALLINSSIITIVNVVATNDRSVEEPANEKMLKGSRAGFVENLNTNIYLIRNEVLNYNLTIEYIQIGESMEKRVCLVYLNHLTNEDLIQKVKQRIQSIKIDYVGSTSQILQLIEDQPWSPFPQVLDTERVDRAVAQIMEGRVVILSNGSSSAIITPVTLASFFQTPEDYNVRWHIASFLRLIRIGCFIISLVLPAIYIAIVSFHYQIIPQELIFPVKSSLENIPFPPFIEAIIMALILEIIREASIRLPTQVTQTIGVVGGLVIGTAVVEANLVSNMMIIVIAVTAISSFVLPFHELGNSIRIIGFFMMAAASIFGFLGIVWLLALTLMHLCKLEIFGTPYFMPIGVQHGSRLKHIFIRSPLHLMDYRSNDAKPTELKQEWNSRGWKNNEEKS, encoded by the coding sequence TTGTCCCAAAAAAATCTTTATCCTTATCAAAAATACCTTACCGATGAAGAAGCTTCAGAATCTTTAGAGAGAAACAAAAATAGAATAACTAATCTATTAAATAATACTGGTGATCTTAAATGCCGAGAAGTTAATTTTAATAATAATTCCATGTTGATACTTTATATTGAGCCAATGGTGGATAGTGAGAAACTCCAAGATAAAGTAATTAAGCCTTTGTTAACTGTTAAAGAAGGAAATATAAATCAAATCATAACGGTTGACCAAATACAACAAACTTCTTCAATGAAAACCATTATAGAAGGTATTATAAGTGGACACTGCGCATTATTAATTAATTCTTCAATTATAACTATTGTGAATGTAGTTGCGACAAACGACCGATCGGTGGAAGAACCAGCAAATGAAAAAATGCTTAAGGGTTCAAGAGCTGGGTTTGTAGAAAATTTAAATACAAATATTTATTTAATAAGAAATGAGGTATTAAATTACAATTTAACTATTGAATATATTCAAATTGGCGAATCAATGGAAAAAAGAGTTTGTTTGGTTTATTTAAACCATCTTACCAATGAAGATTTAATCCAAAAAGTCAAACAGCGAATTCAGTCTATAAAAATTGATTATGTTGGATCTACGTCACAAATTCTACAACTTATTGAAGATCAACCTTGGTCACCATTTCCGCAAGTCCTTGACACAGAAAGAGTCGATCGTGCTGTGGCTCAAATAATGGAGGGACGTGTGGTAATATTGTCCAATGGAAGCTCCAGTGCCATCATTACACCTGTTACATTAGCTTCATTTTTTCAAACACCAGAGGATTATAATGTAAGGTGGCATATTGCTTCATTTTTACGTTTAATCCGAATTGGGTGCTTTATTATTTCGCTAGTTCTTCCAGCTATATATATTGCTATTGTATCTTTTCATTATCAAATAATTCCGCAAGAACTCATTTTTCCAGTGAAAAGTTCTTTAGAAAATATTCCGTTTCCACCTTTTATCGAAGCAATCATTATGGCTTTAATATTGGAAATCATTCGAGAGGCTTCCATTCGGTTACCAACTCAGGTAACACAAACAATTGGAGTGGTAGGAGGACTTGTAATTGGTACAGCAGTTGTAGAGGCAAATCTCGTATCTAATATGATGATTATTGTTATTGCAGTTACAGCAATATCATCGTTCGTTTTACCATTTCATGAATTAGGCAACTCAATTCGTATCATTGGTTTTTTTATGATGGCTGCTGCTTCCATTTTTGGATTTTTAGGTATTGTTTGGTTGTTAGCTCTAACGTTAATGCATCTTTGTAAATTAGAGATCTTTGGAACACCATATTTTATGCCTATTGGAGTTCAACACGGTTCTAGATTAAAACATATATTTATTCGATCGCCACTTCATCTTATGGATTATCGATCGAATGATGCAAAGCCCACAGAGTTAAAACAAGAATGGAATTCCAGAGGATGGAAAAATAATGAAGAAAAATCATGA